A region from the Lolium perenne isolate Kyuss_39 chromosome 4, Kyuss_2.0, whole genome shotgun sequence genome encodes:
- the LOC139830225 gene encoding uncharacterized protein — protein sequence MTKARKGAEEKAARLEEGHKECDQLILQTDTLALRLFPDSQRYAVKKVDAQRKDKGQADLTVPWTPKDHLVALNARVSHMRCIDRNLSDIPDVATQLYRTLWPGEEVPDTFSLINDRLKGAGRRIREWQCSAARAGADSALRVACSWYPELNLDALTGVREGAETDLDPILSAKRQDRAYRIAEYADMRTFIPPPPGVTDYLDEEEGEAEEEVLGDAGAGDAPPEAPAA from the exons atgaccaaggcccggaagggtgccgaggagaaggccgcgcggctggaggaggggcacaaggagtgcgatcagctgatcctgcagaccgacacacttgccctcc gcctctttccggactcgcagaggtatgccgtcaagaaggtcgacgcgcagcgcaaggacaaaggccaagcggatcttaccgtgccatggacgcccaaggaccatctggtcgcgcttaacgcgcgggtgtcccatatgcgctgcatagaccgcaatctttcggacatccctgatgtagctacccagctatacaggactttatggcctggcgaggaggtgccggacaccttctccctcatcaacgaccgcctgaaaggtgccggcaggaggatccgcgagtggcagtgctctgctgcccgcgctggagcggactccgccctccgcgtcgcctgctcctggtacccggagctcaatctggacgcccttaccggcgtgcgcgaaggcgcagaaacggatctggacccgatcctctccgccaagcggcaggatcgcgcgtaccgcatcgcggagtatgccgacatgcgcaccttcatccctccccctcctggcgtcacggattatctcgacgaggaggagggtgaagccgaagaagaggtcctgggcgatgctggtgccggcgatgctcctccggaagcccctgctgcatga